One window of Trichomycterus rosablanca isolate fTriRos1 chromosome 2, fTriRos1.hap1, whole genome shotgun sequence genomic DNA carries:
- the LOC134335883 gene encoding zinc finger protein 883-like, producing the protein MQSEEEGHVAPMDLQNGFQKTIIKEEDEDDDYYCEGSLIPVEHVTSEEHLTPEDQQSEGFQMTPVKKQEDEEDEPAVELNDGSSCSSCPLSCTTPNHLHTQTQTCHTDRFETLGIVIKTEREDLAPTRGSGNQQTSSGTDGVNALSSRHSLKEHQRVHAGERAYQCSQCGKSFNTHTHLKLHQRIHTGEKPHQCSECEKSFIDQCVLKIHQRVHTGERPYQCSECGKSFSQLTSLKRHQRIHTGEKPYQCSQCGKSFIEQSNLKIHQRIHTGEKPYQCSQCGKSFNSHSNLKIHQSVHTGEKPYCCSLCGKSFNTHNRLKIHQRVHTGEKPYCCSQCGRSFKQQSSFKRHQRIHTGEKPYRCSECGKSFNTHTHLKLHQRIHTGEKPYQCSQCGKSFNSHDHFKSHQCIHTGEKPHRCLQCGKSFTHQSNLKRHQRIHTGEKSHKCAQCGRGFSTGGHLKHHQRIHTREKLYCCSKCGHCFAYFSTLRRHTCEAEPSNSGLNNSLVVKVLD; encoded by the exons atgcagtcagaagaagagggacacgtcgcCCCAATGGATCTACAGAATGGATTCCAGAAGACGATAATaaaggaagaagatgaagatgacgATTActact gtgaaggaagcttaatccctgtggaacacgtcacctctgaggaacatctcaccccagaggaccagcAGAGTGAAGGTTTCCAGATGACGCCTGTAAAGAAGCAGGAAGATGAAGAAGATGAACCCG CTGTAGAACTGAACGACGGttcctcctgctcctcgtgtccactgTCCTGTACCACCCCAAATCACCTCCACACTCAAACCCAGACGTGCCATACTGACCGATTCGAGACCCTGGGGATCGTCATCAAGACCGAACGTGAGGATCTGGCGCCCACCAGAGGCTCcggtaatcagcaaacgtcctctggtaccgACGGGGTTAACGCTCTCAGCTCTCGGCACTCtctcaaagaacaccagcgcgttcacgcTGGAGAGAGAGCGTATCAGTGCtcgcagtgtgggaagagctttaacacacacacccatcttaaactccaccagcgcattcacaccggagagaaaccgcacCAGTGCTcggagtgtgaaaagagttttatcgATCAGTGTGTTCTGAAAAtccaccagcgcgttcacaccggagagagaccgtatcagtgctcggagtgtgggaagagctttagtcaGCTGACCAGTCTCAagagacaccagcgcattcacactggagaaaagccgtaccagtgctcgcagtgtgggaagagttttattgagCAGAGTAAtctgaaaatacaccagcgcattcacaccggagagaagccgtatcagtgctcgcAGTGCGGGAAGAGCTTCAATTCACACAGTaatctcaaaatccaccagagcgttcacaccggagagaagcccTACTGTTGTTCactgtgtgggaagagctttaatacaCACAATCGCCTTAAgatacaccagcgcgttcacactggggagaaaccgtattgctgttcacagtgtgggaggagttttaagCAGCAGAGTAgtttcaaaagacaccagcgcattcacaccggagagaaaccctatcggtgctcagagtgtgggaagagctttaatacacacactcatctaaagctccaccagcgcattcacaccggagagaaaccctatcagtgctcgCAGTGCGGGAAGAGCTTTAACTCGCATGATCATTTTAAAAgtcaccagtgcattcacaccggagagaaaccgcaccgctgcttacagtgtgggaagagctttactCACCAGAGTAaccttaaaagacaccagcgcattcacaccggagagaaatcACACAAGTGCGCGCAGTGTGGGAGGGGTTTCAGTACGGGCGGTCATCTTAAacaccaccagcgcattcacactagaGAAAAACTGTATTGTTGCTCCAAGTGTGGACACTGCTTTGCTTATTTCTCCACACTCAGGAGACACACGTGTGAGGCAGAACCATCAAATAGTGGTTTAAAtaatagcctagtggttaaggtactggactag